Proteins encoded within one genomic window of Sphaerotilus montanus:
- a CDS encoding MFS transporter gives MSNFKTFLQSGHWPTLAASFLYFDFCFAIWVLNGAMGPFISESFGLNAAQKGFMVSVPILAGALMRFPLGVLAQYIGRKNAAMVEMGLIICALVFGYTMVDTYDEVLAMGVLLGIAGASFGVALSLGSGWFPPKYKGLAMGIAGAGNSGTVLAVLFAPPLATQFGWQTVYGLAACTMLLPMLVMWFAAKEPPDVEHQTFREHISCLFEKDGWSFSLIYIVTFGGFIGLASFLPTYFHDQFKVTKVEAGQLTMLATLMGSGVRVLGGYISDRIGGIHTLSGVLVLVAITLLMCGFAGSSLVVTTLLFMLCFAALGAGNGALFQLVPLRWPLATAVAGSMIGEVGALGGGFLPNAMGLSKQYSGSYLWGFVAFTVLALGMLAMLRIVQIRWTRTWAEKGGRARSTPTTVGSSGTGSRAFGR, from the coding sequence ATGTCCAACTTCAAGACGTTCCTTCAATCGGGACACTGGCCCACGCTGGCCGCCTCCTTCCTCTATTTCGATTTCTGTTTCGCGATCTGGGTGCTCAACGGCGCGATGGGTCCGTTCATCAGCGAATCGTTCGGACTGAATGCGGCCCAGAAGGGTTTCATGGTCTCCGTGCCGATCCTGGCGGGCGCGCTGATGCGCTTTCCGCTGGGCGTGCTGGCGCAGTACATCGGCCGCAAGAACGCGGCGATGGTCGAGATGGGCCTGATCATCTGCGCGCTGGTGTTCGGCTACACCATGGTCGACACCTACGACGAGGTGCTGGCGATGGGCGTGCTGCTGGGCATCGCCGGCGCGAGCTTTGGCGTGGCGCTGTCGCTGGGCTCGGGCTGGTTCCCGCCGAAGTACAAGGGCCTGGCGATGGGCATTGCCGGTGCCGGCAACTCGGGCACGGTGCTGGCCGTGCTGTTCGCGCCGCCGCTGGCCACGCAGTTCGGCTGGCAGACGGTCTACGGGCTGGCAGCCTGCACGATGCTGCTGCCCATGCTGGTGATGTGGTTCGCCGCGAAGGAGCCGCCGGATGTCGAGCACCAGACCTTCCGCGAGCACATCTCCTGCCTGTTCGAGAAGGACGGCTGGTCCTTCAGCCTGATCTACATCGTCACCTTCGGCGGCTTCATCGGCCTCGCCAGCTTCCTGCCGACCTACTTCCACGACCAGTTCAAGGTCACCAAGGTCGAGGCCGGCCAGCTCACCATGCTGGCCACGCTGATGGGCTCCGGGGTGCGCGTGCTGGGCGGCTACATCTCCGACCGCATCGGCGGCATCCACACGCTGTCGGGCGTGCTGGTGCTGGTGGCGATCACGCTGCTGATGTGCGGTTTCGCCGGCTCGTCGCTGGTGGTGACGACGCTGCTGTTCATGCTGTGCTTCGCGGCCCTCGGCGCGGGCAACGGCGCCCTGTTCCAGCTGGTCCCGCTGCGCTGGCCGCTCGCGACGGCCGTGGCCGGCTCGATGATCGGCGAGGTCGGCGCGCTCGGCGGCGGCTTCCTGCCGAACGCCATGGGCCTGTCCAAGCAGTATTCGGGCTCCTACCTGTGGGGCTTTGTTGCCTTCACCGTGCTGGCGCTGGGCATGCTGGCCATGCTGCGCATCGTGCAGATCCGCTGGACGCGCACCTGGGCCGAGAAGGGTGGCCGCGCCCGCAGCACGCCGACCACCGTCGGCTCCTCCGGCACCGGCTCCCGCGCCTTCGGCCGCTGA
- a CDS encoding type IV pili methyl-accepting chemotaxis transducer N-terminal domain-containing protein has product MINILAIAPAPPDAPTLVADLESNGLLVCCRTQCANLVREAVRHAPDLVIVWEPHPGEDLFEAVRLLEASMPVPVLVFTSDVRAETMETALAAGIDGWVVNGYAAGRLRPLIQFTVARHRQMRQMREELGDLKRRFEERKLVDRAKGILMTARQVSEDEAFRLLRSASMHAKQRIGQVSQQVIDAAHYADAINRAGRLRMLSQRIVKLYALAAMGVETAGSRALLADSGAQIDQSLQLLDRTLSRPTFGDLIDAVQHTWTQVQAHLGSAPVASRLAAVDQEAEHLLELSDRLTQALENAGLAPTLHVINVSGRQRMLAQRLAKLALLRQGGALSATEPLPVELAPTAEAFERGLTYLKDIPLSTAAIREATAAADLRWQDLLSAVRGGGTPAARVTLAAASEALLELFDRLTREYEQSMQLLMG; this is encoded by the coding sequence GTGATCAACATCCTCGCCATCGCTCCTGCGCCCCCCGACGCCCCCACCCTGGTCGCCGATCTCGAATCGAACGGGCTGCTCGTCTGCTGCCGTACCCAATGCGCCAATCTGGTGCGAGAGGCGGTGCGCCATGCACCGGATCTGGTCATTGTCTGGGAGCCGCATCCCGGAGAGGACCTGTTCGAGGCCGTGCGCCTGCTGGAGGCGTCGATGCCGGTGCCTGTGCTGGTGTTCACCAGCGATGTGCGCGCCGAGACGATGGAGACGGCGCTGGCGGCGGGCATCGACGGCTGGGTCGTCAATGGCTATGCGGCCGGCCGGCTGCGTCCGCTGATCCAGTTCACGGTGGCGCGCCACCGCCAGATGCGCCAGATGCGCGAGGAACTCGGTGACCTGAAGCGGCGCTTCGAGGAGCGCAAGCTGGTCGACCGCGCCAAGGGCATCCTGATGACCGCCCGCCAGGTCAGCGAGGACGAGGCCTTTCGGCTGCTGCGCTCGGCCTCGATGCACGCCAAGCAGCGCATCGGCCAGGTCTCGCAGCAGGTGATCGACGCCGCGCACTACGCCGACGCCATCAACCGCGCAGGGCGTCTGCGCATGCTGTCGCAGCGCATCGTCAAGCTCTATGCGCTGGCGGCGATGGGGGTGGAGACGGCCGGCTCGCGCGCGCTGCTGGCCGATTCGGGCGCGCAGATCGACCAGAGCCTGCAGCTGCTGGACCGCACGCTGTCGCGCCCGACCTTCGGCGATCTGATCGACGCGGTGCAGCACACCTGGACGCAGGTGCAGGCCCACCTGGGCAGCGCGCCGGTGGCCAGCCGGCTCGCGGCGGTCGACCAGGAGGCCGAGCACCTGCTGGAACTGTCTGACCGTCTGACGCAGGCACTCGAGAATGCCGGCCTGGCGCCGACGTTGCACGTCATCAATGTCTCTGGCCGCCAGCGCATGCTGGCGCAGCGGCTGGCCAAGCTGGCGCTGCTGCGCCAAGGGGGGGCACTCTCGGCGACGGAGCCGCTGCCGGTGGAGCTGGCGCCGACGGCCGAGGCCTTCGAGCGAGGTCTGACTTACCTGAAGGACATCCCGCTGTCGACGGCCGCCATCCGCGAGGCCACCGCGGCCGCCGATCTGCGCTGGCAGGACCTGCTCTCCGCCGTGCGCGGCGGGGGCACACCGGCTGCGCGGGTGACGCTGGCTGCGGCCAGCGAAGCACTGCTCGAACTCTTCGACCGCCTGACGCGCGAGTACGAACAGAGCATGCAGCTGCTCATGGGCTGA
- a CDS encoding GGDEF domain-containing protein, which translates to MNHLELPVSVAPPAQLAGGLLDLLQVEGALLALKDADSGCYLWANAPCLAWLGADAQRVVGATDLELLPQTEANALQAADARALAAGQAVVTEDHRFERAGVRTEFHVVRHVLAPADGTRQILSLWRDVTQSRRDAGRLQSALDQIERQQHAVEVLRRQHAQGLDRPSELFRREHFEEHLRREAALSQREHREFALVLLALDRVESMRQTLGDPAVQAVTQSMGLLMRTNTRAMDVLSQLGDGRFAILLSGVGLATAHSRMEHLRRACATEVVVVNGQGFNFEVSIGVASFPHTAATLADLSQAAVRALADARQRGGNRVALASIRLGELLPVH; encoded by the coding sequence ATGAACCACCTCGAACTGCCTGTCTCCGTGGCGCCGCCTGCTCAGCTGGCTGGCGGCCTGCTCGATCTGCTGCAGGTCGAGGGTGCGCTGCTGGCACTCAAGGACGCTGACAGCGGGTGCTACCTGTGGGCCAATGCGCCATGCCTGGCCTGGCTGGGCGCTGACGCGCAGCGCGTGGTGGGCGCCACGGACCTGGAGTTGCTGCCGCAGACCGAGGCCAATGCGCTGCAGGCGGCAGACGCCCGTGCGCTGGCCGCCGGACAAGCGGTGGTCACCGAGGACCACCGGTTCGAGCGCGCCGGGGTGCGCACCGAATTCCACGTGGTGCGCCACGTCCTTGCCCCGGCGGATGGCACGCGCCAGATCCTGAGTCTCTGGCGCGACGTGACCCAGAGCCGGCGCGACGCGGGCCGGCTGCAATCGGCGCTCGACCAGATCGAGCGCCAGCAGCATGCGGTCGAAGTGCTGCGCCGCCAGCATGCGCAGGGGCTGGACCGGCCGAGCGAGCTGTTCCGCCGCGAGCACTTCGAGGAGCACCTGCGCCGCGAGGCCGCGCTGTCGCAGCGCGAACACCGCGAGTTCGCGCTGGTGCTGCTGGCGCTGGACCGGGTCGAGTCGATGCGCCAGACGCTGGGCGATCCGGCGGTGCAGGCGGTCACGCAGTCGATGGGCCTCCTGATGCGCACCAACACCCGTGCGATGGACGTGCTGTCGCAGCTTGGCGACGGGCGGTTCGCGATCCTGCTGTCCGGGGTCGGGCTGGCGACGGCCCATTCGCGCATGGAGCACCTGCGCCGCGCCTGTGCCACGGAGGTGGTGGTGGTGAACGGGCAGGGCTTCAACTTCGAGGTCTCGATCGGCGTGGCCAGCTTCCCGCACACGGCGGCGACGCTGGCCGATCTGAGCCAGGCCGCCGTGCGCGCGCTGGCCGATGCCCGTCAGCGGGGCGGCAACCGGGTGGCACTGGCCTCGATCCGGCTGGGCGAGCTGCTGCCGGTGCACTGA
- a CDS encoding sulfite exporter TauE/SafE family protein yields the protein MHLDLTLVAELLALGTCTGFLAGLLGIGGGMLMVPFMTLILSARGVDAALAVKMAIATSMATILFTSVSSVRAHHKRGAVRWDIVRTLAPGIVLGGLVAGAGVFSLLKGTTLALVFAVFVAFSATQMLLDRKPAPMRQMPGTAGSLGAGGVIGFISGLVGAGGGFISVPFMSWCNVAMHNAVATSAALGFPIALANTVGYVVGGWSMPSPLPGALGYLWLPGLAIIATASVTTAPLGARTAHAMNIKQLKKAFACTLYGLAAYMFYKSLG from the coding sequence ATGCACCTCGATCTCACCCTGGTCGCCGAGCTTCTCGCGCTCGGCACCTGCACCGGTTTCCTGGCCGGCCTGCTCGGCATCGGCGGCGGCATGCTGATGGTGCCGTTCATGACGCTGATCCTCTCCGCGCGCGGCGTGGACGCGGCCCTGGCGGTCAAGATGGCCATCGCCACCTCCATGGCCACCATCCTGTTCACTTCGGTTTCCAGCGTGCGCGCGCACCACAAGCGCGGCGCCGTCCGCTGGGACATCGTGCGCACGCTCGCACCCGGCATCGTGCTGGGCGGGCTGGTGGCAGGCGCCGGGGTGTTCTCGCTGCTCAAGGGCACGACGCTCGCGCTGGTGTTCGCGGTCTTCGTCGCCTTTTCCGCCACCCAGATGCTGCTGGACCGCAAGCCGGCCCCGATGCGCCAGATGCCCGGCACGGCAGGCAGCCTCGGTGCCGGCGGCGTGATCGGATTCATCTCGGGTCTGGTGGGTGCCGGCGGCGGCTTCATCTCCGTGCCGTTCATGAGCTGGTGCAATGTCGCCATGCACAACGCGGTGGCAACCTCGGCGGCACTCGGTTTCCCGATCGCGCTGGCGAACACGGTCGGCTATGTGGTGGGCGGCTGGTCGATGCCCAGTCCGCTGCCCGGCGCGCTCGGTTACCTGTGGCTGCCGGGACTCGCCATCATCGCGACGGCCAGCGTCACGACCGCTCCGCTGGGCGCCCGCACCGCGCACGCGATGAACATCAAGCAGCTGAAGAAGGCCTTCGCCTGCACCCTGTACGGGCTGGCGGCCTACATGTTCTACAAGTCGCTGGGCTGA
- a CDS encoding cell division protein ZapA, producing the protein MKQLEVSIMGQSYILACPDGGEAVLTAAVRQVDREMCTIRDAGRVKARERIAVLAALNLAYSLIEHRTMDGHAAPAQITESAPVLAPSTPLITIDVDSLVRRIDAALGDQDHTST; encoded by the coding sequence ATGAAACAGCTCGAAGTCAGCATCATGGGCCAGAGCTACATCCTGGCCTGCCCGGATGGGGGCGAAGCCGTCCTGACCGCCGCCGTGCGCCAGGTCGACCGCGAGATGTGCACCATCCGCGACGCCGGCCGGGTCAAGGCCCGCGAGCGCATCGCCGTGCTGGCGGCGCTGAACCTGGCGTATTCGCTCATCGAGCACCGCACGATGGACGGCCACGCCGCACCGGCGCAGATCACCGAATCCGCACCGGTTCTCGCTCCGAGCACGCCGCTGATCACCATCGACGTCGACAGCCTGGTGCGCAGGATCGACGCTGCACTCGGTGACCAGGATCACACTTCGACCTGA
- a CDS encoding DUF904 domain-containing protein produces the protein MSTLEDLAERVERLLLRHEELQHVNAQLEQQLTATAAERDNLRSRLAAARARIDALIERLPAGDVDTHDRGASGGGV, from the coding sequence ATGTCCACACTCGAAGACCTCGCCGAACGGGTAGAACGGCTGCTTCTGCGCCACGAAGAGCTCCAGCACGTGAATGCCCAGCTCGAACAGCAACTCACCGCCACCGCGGCCGAACGCGACAACCTGCGCTCCCGGCTGGCGGCGGCGCGGGCCCGCATCGACGCCCTGATCGAGCGTCTGCCGGCGGGAGATGTCGATACCCACGACCGCGGCGCATCGGGAGGCGGCGTATGA
- a CDS encoding TonB-dependent receptor domain-containing protein — MTSEFRAASLPSLSVRPVALAAALCAFSLLPTAASAQSSAASTTAAAASLPSVVITATRTPVRADQTVADVTVLTRDDLERASGRTLSEVLSQQGGIQLSSNGGLGKTSSVFIRGLEARHVLLLVDGVRYGSATTGMPELDNLPLGDIDRIEIVRGPLSSLYGSDAVGGVVQVFTRRASASEGTRYNGSVTAGTRRYGQASAGTSFNDGQWSGALQLLHTENGGFSATSPRAEFGNYNADPDGFRQNAASAHVGLKLSQGWQVGAHLLSADALSAYDDGPGADAKSGLRTRVLSVDTSGEVTSGWRTQLRLARSANDYETIASASPYADLGTIATVQQQLSWDNTVSLPVGTLLVVAEHLKQKVTKPAGNYDTTNRTINSLALGYNATIGIHTVQASLRHDRNSQYGNPTTGTIGYGLALMEGLRATAQIGTSFVAPSFNQLYWPSYGNPKLEPEKGKHAEVGLRYTTGEQQFSATVFGNRIRGYITQGANPVNLPYAQSNGVSLGYDGQLGPVKVGAAVDHLTPKNDTDGSANQGNLLPRRARNAAKLSADVDLGAWTVGAGLQAYSHRFNDTANKQRLAGYATVDLHAQWQYAPDWAVGARLNNVANRPYETALGYNQPGRELYVTLRYTPR, encoded by the coding sequence ATGACCTCCGAATTCCGGGCCGCCTCGCTGCCCAGCCTGTCCGTGCGCCCCGTTGCACTGGCCGCCGCGCTGTGCGCGTTCTCCCTTCTCCCGACCGCCGCTTCCGCGCAATCCAGCGCCGCCAGCACCACGGCGGCTGCGGCGTCTCTGCCCTCCGTCGTCATCACGGCCACCCGCACGCCGGTGCGCGCCGACCAGACCGTGGCCGATGTCACCGTCCTGACCCGCGACGACCTGGAGCGCGCCAGCGGCCGCACCCTGAGCGAAGTGCTGAGCCAGCAGGGCGGCATCCAGCTCTCGTCCAACGGCGGCCTGGGCAAGACCAGCTCCGTCTTCATCCGCGGGCTGGAAGCGCGCCACGTGCTGCTGCTGGTCGATGGCGTGCGCTACGGCTCGGCCACGACCGGCATGCCCGAACTCGACAACCTGCCGCTTGGCGACATCGACCGCATCGAGATCGTGCGCGGCCCGCTGTCCAGCCTCTACGGCAGTGACGCGGTCGGCGGCGTGGTGCAGGTCTTCACCCGCCGCGCCAGTGCGAGCGAAGGCACGCGCTACAACGGATCCGTCACCGCCGGCACCCGCCGCTACGGCCAGGCCAGCGCCGGCACGAGCTTCAACGACGGCCAGTGGAGCGGCGCCCTGCAACTGCTGCACACCGAAAACGGCGGCTTCTCGGCCACCAGCCCGCGCGCCGAGTTCGGCAACTACAACGCCGATCCCGATGGTTTCCGCCAGAACGCCGCCAGCGCCCATGTCGGCCTGAAGCTCTCGCAAGGCTGGCAGGTCGGCGCGCACCTGCTGAGCGCCGACGCCCTCTCCGCCTACGACGACGGCCCGGGCGCCGACGCCAAGTCCGGCCTGCGCACCCGCGTCCTGTCGGTCGACACCTCGGGTGAAGTCACGTCCGGCTGGCGCACCCAGCTGCGTCTGGCCCGCAGCGCCAACGACTACGAGACGATCGCCTCCGCATCGCCGTATGCGGATCTGGGCACCATCGCCACCGTGCAGCAGCAGCTGAGCTGGGACAACACCGTCAGCCTGCCCGTCGGCACGCTGCTGGTGGTCGCCGAACACCTCAAGCAGAAGGTCACCAAGCCCGCCGGCAACTACGACACCACGAACCGCACGATCAACAGCCTGGCCCTGGGCTACAACGCCACGATCGGCATCCACACCGTGCAGGCCAGCCTGCGCCACGACCGCAACTCGCAGTACGGCAACCCGACCACCGGCACCATTGGCTACGGCCTCGCACTGATGGAAGGCCTGCGCGCCACGGCACAGATCGGCACCAGCTTCGTCGCACCCAGCTTCAACCAGCTCTACTGGCCGTCCTACGGCAACCCGAAGCTGGAGCCGGAGAAGGGCAAGCACGCCGAAGTCGGCCTGCGCTACACGACCGGCGAGCAGCAGTTCAGCGCCACCGTGTTCGGCAACCGCATCCGCGGCTACATCACGCAGGGCGCCAACCCGGTGAACCTGCCGTACGCGCAGAGCAACGGCGTGAGCCTGGGCTACGACGGCCAGCTCGGCCCGGTCAAGGTCGGCGCGGCGGTGGACCACCTGACGCCGAAGAACGACACCGACGGCAGCGCCAACCAGGGCAATCTGCTGCCGCGCCGTGCACGCAACGCCGCCAAGCTGAGCGCCGATGTCGACCTGGGCGCCTGGACGGTGGGCGCCGGCCTGCAGGCCTACAGCCACCGCTTCAACGACACCGCCAACAAGCAGCGCCTGGCCGGCTACGCCACGGTCGACCTGCACGCGCAGTGGCAATACGCGCCCGACTGGGCAGTGGGCGCACGGCTGAACAACGTCGCCAACCGGCCGTACGAGACCGCGCTGGGCTACAACCAGCCGGGTCGCGAGCTGTACGTGACGCTGCGCTACACGCCGCGCTGA
- a CDS encoding bifunctional adenosylcobinamide kinase/adenosylcobinamide-phosphate guanylyltransferase, translating into MHPHSEFLLGGQRSGKSRCGERRAADWLAQPGHRAVLLATALGGDDEMRARIRRHQADRAERVPAMALDEVPRDLADAVRRHSAPDCLVLVDCLTLWLTQWLMPLDGAPVDDTRWLAVLADLDAALLAAPGPVVLVSNEIGLGLSPMSREARRFVDELGRLHQQVAARCPRVTLLVAGIEMAVKR; encoded by the coding sequence ATGCACCCGCACAGCGAGTTCCTCCTAGGCGGCCAGCGCAGCGGCAAGTCGCGCTGCGGCGAGCGGCGCGCGGCCGACTGGCTGGCGCAGCCCGGCCACCGCGCCGTGCTGCTGGCCACCGCGCTCGGCGGTGACGACGAGATGCGCGCGCGCATCCGGCGCCACCAGGCCGACCGCGCCGAGCGGGTGCCGGCGATGGCGCTCGACGAGGTGCCGCGCGACCTCGCCGATGCCGTCCGCCGTCACAGTGCGCCGGACTGCCTCGTGCTGGTGGACTGCCTGACGCTGTGGCTGACGCAGTGGCTGATGCCGCTGGACGGTGCGCCGGTCGATGACACCCGCTGGCTCGCCGTGCTGGCCGATCTGGATGCGGCGCTGCTGGCCGCGCCCGGCCCGGTCGTGCTCGTCTCGAACGAGATCGGGCTGGGTCTGTCGCCGATGTCGCGTGAAGCACGGCGCTTTGTCGACGAACTCGGTCGCTTGCACCAGCAGGTCGCCGCACGCTGCCCGCGCGTGACGCTGCTGGTGGCGGGGATCGAAATGGCGGTGAAGCGATGA
- a CDS encoding ABC transporter substrate-binding protein, which translates to MNRGRGRWWLVLWLALAVGFARAEVSVRDDRGATVKLAAPPQRIVTLLPSLTETVCALGFCERLVGTDRYSNWPASVPALPKLGGMDDTQVERVVALRPDVVLAARSTRAVERLESLGLTVVVLEPRSQAEARRTVATIATLMGRPEQGAVLWARIDQQVQRAAARVPAALRGRKVYFEVDSAPYAAGSTSFLGELLTQLGLGNIVPPALGPFPKLNPEFIVKAQPDLVMAVDRNLRDMPRRPGWSTLKALQTGRTCAFDATRYEMLVRPGPRLGEAAELVADCLQALP; encoded by the coding sequence ATGAACCGCGGGCGCGGGCGCTGGTGGCTGGTGCTGTGGCTGGCATTGGCGGTCGGGTTCGCCCGCGCCGAGGTGAGCGTGCGGGACGACCGTGGCGCGACGGTCAAGCTCGCTGCGCCGCCGCAGCGCATCGTCACGCTGCTGCCCTCGCTGACCGAAACCGTCTGCGCGCTCGGCTTCTGCGAGCGGCTGGTCGGCACCGACCGCTATTCCAACTGGCCTGCCAGCGTGCCCGCGCTGCCCAAGCTCGGCGGCATGGACGACACGCAGGTCGAGCGCGTCGTCGCGCTGCGGCCGGATGTCGTGCTGGCGGCGCGCTCGACGCGGGCGGTGGAGCGGCTGGAGTCGCTCGGGCTGACGGTCGTCGTGCTGGAGCCGCGCAGCCAGGCCGAAGCCAGACGCACGGTCGCCACCATCGCCACGCTGATGGGCCGGCCGGAGCAGGGCGCCGTGCTGTGGGCGCGCATCGACCAGCAGGTGCAGCGCGCCGCGGCCCGCGTGCCGGCGGCGCTGCGGGGTCGGAAGGTGTATTTCGAGGTGGACTCGGCGCCCTACGCGGCCGGCAGCACGTCCTTCCTGGGCGAACTGCTGACCCAGCTCGGGCTGGGCAACATCGTCCCGCCCGCGCTCGGCCCCTTCCCGAAACTCAATCCCGAATTCATCGTCAAGGCGCAGCCCGATCTGGTCATGGCGGTTGACCGCAACCTGCGCGACATGCCACGCCGCCCCGGCTGGTCCACGCTGAAGGCATTGCAGACCGGCCGCACCTGCGCCTTCGACGCCACGCGCTACGAGATGCTGGTGCGCCCCGGCCCGCGGCTGGGAGAAGCGGCCGAGCTGGTCGCCGACTGCCTGCAGGCGCTGCCGTGA
- a CDS encoding FecCD family ABC transporter permease: MSEHEQRRRTRLAWALALVALLGGAAGLVAGSEGWSLAAFRTLLADGSADLILWQIRAPRTLGAWLTGALFGLAGAIAQGLFRNPLADPYLLGSAAGASLGVVLVLAAGSLAGVGLSLATAEWLSRFGLVAAAFVGALVGVGLTLSLARGAQHTTRLLLAGVVVGVVLGALNDLLTTLAPDALRGKQAFLLGTTGFLGWSSCAVLGAVLLLVLPPGWRLSRVLDALTLGEDSAASLGLPLPTLRLVLVVLMALATGTAVSQAGMVAFVGLVAPHLVRRFVHATHGYRLVASAAMGGALLLLADVLARTLIAPQELPVGVLTAVLGGFYLLWLLRRREIAG, translated from the coding sequence ATGAGCGAGCACGAGCAGCGCCGCCGCACCCGCCTGGCCTGGGCGCTGGCGCTGGTCGCGCTGCTGGGCGGCGCGGCCGGGCTGGTGGCGGGCAGCGAAGGCTGGAGCCTCGCAGCGTTCCGCACCCTGCTGGCCGATGGCTCGGCCGACCTGATCCTGTGGCAGATCCGCGCCCCGCGCACGCTGGGCGCGTGGCTGACCGGCGCGCTGTTCGGCCTCGCCGGGGCGATCGCGCAGGGCCTGTTCCGCAACCCGCTGGCCGATCCCTATCTGCTCGGCTCGGCGGCGGGTGCCTCGCTGGGCGTGGTGCTGGTGCTGGCGGCGGGGTCGCTCGCCGGGGTGGGGCTGAGTCTGGCGACGGCCGAGTGGCTGTCGCGCTTCGGGCTGGTCGCGGCGGCGTTCGTGGGTGCGCTGGTCGGGGTCGGCCTGACCTTGTCGCTGGCCCGCGGCGCGCAGCACACGACGCGGCTGCTGCTGGCCGGCGTCGTGGTCGGCGTGGTGCTGGGCGCGCTCAACGATCTGCTGACCACGCTCGCGCCCGACGCGCTGCGCGGCAAGCAGGCCTTCCTGCTCGGCACGACGGGCTTTCTCGGCTGGTCGAGCTGCGCGGTGCTGGGCGCCGTGCTGCTGCTGGTGCTGCCACCGGGCTGGCGGCTGTCGCGGGTGCTGGACGCGCTGACGCTCGGCGAGGACAGCGCCGCCAGCCTCGGCCTGCCGCTGCCGACATTGCGGCTGGTGCTGGTCGTGCTGATGGCGCTGGCCACCGGCACGGCGGTGTCGCAGGCCGGCATGGTCGCCTTCGTCGGGCTGGTCGCGCCGCACCTGGTCCGGCGCTTTGTCCACGCGACGCACGGCTACCGGCTCGTTGCCAGTGCGGCGATGGGCGGTGCGCTGCTGCTGCTGGCCGACGTGCTGGCGCGCACGCTGATCGCGCCGCAGGAGCTGCCGGTCGGCGTGCTGACCGCCGTGCTCGGCGGCTTCTACCTGCTGTGGCTGCTGCGCCGCCGGGAGATCGCCGGATGA
- a CDS encoding ABC transporter ATP-binding protein, whose protein sequence is MIAARDVQVCLGARPILHGITLAFDRGWTAIVGPNGAGKSTLLRVLAGLQPLHAGEVTLAGRPLAAWSARDRARQLAWLAQQAESSGELTVRDVVHLGRLPQLGLFATPGPQDEAIVQQAMRDTECQAWQHRRLSELSGGERQRVFLARALAVQAPVLLLDEPTTHLDPPHQVALVRQMARLGRTQVVISVLHDLSLALAADRLVVLAAGAVRAVGGCDDPAVHAALVEVFGGAIRIERVGAQWVALPQLFQGFHGFQGTPP, encoded by the coding sequence ATGATCGCGGCCCGCGACGTGCAGGTCTGCCTCGGCGCCCGCCCCATCCTCCACGGCATCACCCTCGCGTTCGACCGCGGCTGGACCGCCATCGTCGGCCCGAATGGCGCCGGCAAGTCCACGCTGCTGCGCGTACTCGCTGGCCTGCAGCCGCTCCACGCGGGCGAGGTCACGCTGGCCGGCCGCCCGCTCGCCGCCTGGTCTGCCCGCGACCGCGCCCGCCAGCTCGCCTGGCTCGCGCAGCAGGCCGAATCCAGCGGCGAACTCACCGTGCGCGACGTCGTCCACCTCGGCCGCCTGCCGCAGCTCGGCCTGTTCGCCACGCCCGGCCCGCAGGACGAGGCCATCGTCCAGCAGGCCATGCGCGACACCGAATGCCAGGCCTGGCAGCACCGCCGCCTGTCCGAACTCTCGGGCGGCGAGCGCCAGCGGGTGTTCCTCGCGCGGGCGCTGGCCGTGCAGGCGCCGGTGCTGCTGCTCGACGAGCCGACCACCCACCTCGACCCGCCGCACCAGGTCGCGCTGGTCCGCCAGATGGCCCGCCTCGGCCGCACGCAGGTGGTCATCAGCGTGCTGCACGACCTGAGCCTCGCGCTGGCCGCGGACCGGCTGGTCGTGCTGGCGGCGGGTGCCGTGCGGGCGGTCGGCGGCTGCGACGATCCGGCCGTGCACGCCGCGCTGGTCGAGGTGTTTGGCGGCGCGATCCGCATCGAGCGTGTCGGCGCCCAGTGGGTCGCGCTGCCCCAGCTCTTTCAAGGCTTTCACGGTTTCCAAGGAACCCCACCATGA